One window from the genome of Gloeocapsa sp. PCC 73106 encodes:
- a CDS encoding acyl-CoA dehydrogenase family protein, translating to MDVSINKANKIIDWLRDYANKRINSRLIDERRCIPPYVVLDFGNQGILGMQVQAKYGGLDLTNTDAMRVVEQLAGIDLTLATFVVINNFLGVRSIARYAQESFREEMLPLLAQGRELASFALTESEAGSNPRAISATARVNPQGGWRLYGRKIWIGSGSWSGVINVFVQLLDAQDKPMGITGFCVPQGLPGLAHGGEALTMGMRGVVQNPVLFDGVAVTESNLLGEVGLGITVAQDMMLFTRLAIAAKSVGAMKRCAQLMLRYANRRDIATGRLIDNPVTQVRLSYITNAITAVETLVYRTAELLDANIAVPTEVYIACKTSGPEFLCQTADYLVQLLGGRGYIETNIAPQILRDARIFRIFEGPTEALNMFFGSCLIRPRKELERFFCEQLDGAQIWQELTDRVQEINDRWSTVSAPFNGKISARSWAFTLIGELGTYAILQAVLQEKYKKEESISLKRTINWCVIESNRIYKRAIDTVSPQFTVLTTDETNQAISSYMSSIGELRQTLPGEDDQLDEFLD from the coding sequence ATGGATGTCAGTATTAATAAAGCAAACAAAATCATTGATTGGTTACGTGACTATGCTAATAAGCGGATTAATTCTCGTTTAATCGATGAACGTCGCTGTATACCTCCTTATGTAGTGCTCGATTTTGGTAACCAAGGCATATTAGGGATGCAGGTACAAGCGAAGTATGGAGGTCTCGATCTTACTAACACAGATGCGATGCGTGTAGTTGAACAATTAGCGGGCATTGATTTGACTCTCGCTACGTTTGTAGTTATTAATAACTTTTTAGGAGTTCGCTCCATAGCACGCTACGCTCAGGAATCTTTTCGGGAGGAAATGTTGCCTTTGCTGGCTCAAGGTCGTGAATTAGCTTCTTTTGCTTTAACCGAGTCAGAAGCGGGTTCTAATCCTAGAGCAATCTCAGCGACAGCTCGTGTTAATCCCCAAGGTGGTTGGCGACTCTATGGGAGAAAGATTTGGATTGGTTCTGGATCTTGGTCAGGAGTAATTAATGTTTTTGTACAATTACTAGATGCTCAAGATAAACCCATGGGAATAACTGGTTTTTGTGTTCCTCAAGGGTTACCTGGATTAGCACACGGTGGCGAAGCTTTGACTATGGGTATGCGCGGAGTAGTACAAAATCCGGTACTGTTTGATGGAGTTGCAGTAACTGAAAGTAATTTATTGGGCGAAGTAGGTTTAGGGATAACCGTCGCTCAAGATATGATGTTATTTACGCGTTTAGCGATCGCAGCTAAAAGTGTTGGTGCGATGAAACGTTGTGCCCAGTTAATGCTGCGCTATGCCAATCGACGTGACATTGCTACGGGTCGTTTAATTGACAATCCTGTTACTCAAGTTCGTCTCAGTTATATTACCAATGCGATTACTGCGGTAGAAACATTGGTCTATCGTACTGCTGAATTACTAGATGCCAATATTGCCGTACCGACAGAAGTTTATATTGCTTGTAAAACTTCAGGACCAGAATTTTTATGCCAAACCGCAGATTATCTGGTTCAGCTTCTCGGGGGAAGAGGCTATATTGAGACTAATATTGCGCCTCAAATCCTTAGAGATGCCCGTATTTTTCGGATTTTTGAGGGACCGACTGAAGCTCTAAATATGTTTTTTGGCTCTTGCTTAATTCGACCAAGAAAAGAACTGGAGCGTTTTTTCTGTGAGCAACTCGATGGGGCTCAGATTTGGCAAGAATTAACTGACAGGGTTCAAGAAATTAACGACAGGTGGTCAACCGTCTCCGCTCCTTTTAATGGTAAAATTTCTGCGCGTAGCTGGGCTTTTACCCTGATTGGGGAATTAGGAACTTATGCAATTTTACAAGCAGTGTTGCAGGAAAAGTACAAAAAAGAAGAATCAATATCCTTAAAACGAACCATCAACTGGTGTGTAATTGAGTCTAACCGGATATATAAACGAGCAATTGACACTGTTTCTCCGCAATTTACTGTTCTAACCACAGATGAAACCAATCAAGCGATCTCCAGTTACATGAGTTCAATTGGAGAACTGCGACAAACTCTTCCGGGAGAGGATGATCAGCTTGATGAGTTTTTAGACTGA
- a CDS encoding bifunctional 4-hydroxy-2-oxoglutarate aldolase/2-dehydro-3-deoxy-phosphogluconate aldolase: MQKETWLKLLSQYRAIAVIRSPDLTLGIHMATAVAQGGMNLLEITWNSDEPAQLLRELKTRLSHCVIGVGTILTLKQLEEAIASGAQFCFSPHYDPQLLQLSQEAQIPLIPGALSPTEILKAWHDGASSVKVFPVDAMGGVKYIQSLQGPLDGIPLIPTGGVTLENAATFIKSGAIAVGLAKELFPQALVVTKNWQAIALRTQLLCDTLKPLSVKIN, from the coding sequence ATGCAAAAAGAAACTTGGCTTAAGTTATTATCTCAGTATCGCGCGATCGCCGTGATTCGTAGTCCCGATTTGACCTTGGGGATTCATATGGCCACCGCTGTAGCTCAAGGAGGGATGAATTTGCTGGAAATAACTTGGAATAGCGACGAACCTGCTCAGCTACTTAGAGAATTAAAAACACGCTTGAGTCATTGCGTGATTGGGGTAGGCACTATTTTAACCTTGAAGCAACTCGAAGAAGCGATCGCCTCAGGAGCCCAATTCTGTTTTTCCCCTCACTATGACCCCCAATTGCTACAACTGAGCCAAGAAGCGCAAATACCCCTAATTCCCGGCGCTCTATCACCTACAGAGATTCTCAAAGCTTGGCACGATGGGGCTAGTAGCGTTAAAGTATTTCCCGTGGATGCTATGGGAGGTGTTAAATATATTCAAAGTTTACAAGGTCCTTTGGATGGGATTCCCCTAATACCCACTGGGGGAGTTACTCTGGAAAACGCTGCTACCTTCATTAAAAGTGGAGCGATCGCCGTGGGTTTAGCTAAAGAATTGTTTCCCCAAGCTCTAGTTGTAACAAAAAATTGGCAAGCGATCGCTCTTCGTACCCAGCTACTTTGTGACACGCTCAAACCGCTCTCTGTAAAAATTAATTAA
- the hpnJ gene encoding hopanoid biosynthesis associated radical SAM protein HpnJ, producing MKKTLFLSPPSFDGFDGGAGSRYQAKREITSFWYPTWLAQPAALVPESKLVDAPPHNLRVTEILALAKDYELVIMHTSTPSLANDVQCAAAIKAQNPHTQVGFVGAHVAVLPQATLEENPIIDFVCRQEFDYTCQDLAQGKAWSEIQGLSYRDKYGKIHHNPERELIHDWDALPSVMPIYARDLEITKYFIGYLLHPYISLYTGRGCPAKCSFCLWPQTIGGHQYRAKSPEAVGKEMAQAKSLFGNSVNEYMFDDDTFTIDKQRAIAISEYLKKLKLTWSCNARANLDYDTLKALKDNGLRLLLVGFESGNQQILDGINKGIKLEVARRFMQNCHKLGITVHGTFIIGLPNETAETVEETIRFACEVSPHTIQVSIAAPYPGTQLYQQALLNGWFSDQSLVTNSGIQISTLAYPEFSAQEIEASVERMYRRFYFRPRAIIPIVGEMLGDPQMLRRRLREGREFFAYLKERRA from the coding sequence ATGAAAAAGACTCTATTTCTCAGCCCCCCTTCCTTTGACGGTTTTGATGGAGGTGCGGGCTCTAGATACCAAGCCAAACGAGAAATTACCTCTTTTTGGTATCCTACCTGGCTTGCACAACCTGCAGCGTTAGTCCCTGAAAGTAAACTGGTAGATGCTCCTCCCCATAATCTCAGGGTGACGGAAATTCTCGCTCTAGCTAAAGATTATGAACTGGTAATTATGCATACTAGCACCCCTTCTTTAGCTAATGACGTACAATGCGCCGCGGCGATAAAAGCCCAAAACCCACATACTCAGGTAGGTTTCGTTGGCGCTCACGTGGCTGTTTTACCCCAAGCTACTTTAGAAGAAAACCCAATCATAGACTTTGTCTGTCGTCAGGAGTTTGATTATACTTGTCAAGATTTAGCTCAGGGAAAAGCTTGGTCTGAGATTCAAGGATTAAGCTACCGCGACAAATATGGTAAGATACACCATAATCCAGAACGAGAATTAATTCACGATTGGGACGCCTTACCCAGTGTGATGCCTATTTACGCCAGAGATTTAGAGATAACTAAGTATTTTATCGGTTATTTACTCCATCCTTATATTTCTCTATACACGGGTAGAGGTTGTCCTGCTAAATGTAGCTTTTGTTTGTGGCCCCAAACGATTGGAGGACATCAATATCGAGCTAAAAGTCCTGAAGCCGTAGGTAAGGAGATGGCCCAAGCTAAGTCTCTGTTTGGTAATAGCGTGAACGAATATATGTTTGACGACGATACTTTTACTATCGATAAGCAAAGAGCGATCGCCATCAGTGAGTATCTCAAAAAGTTAAAACTAACTTGGAGTTGTAATGCTCGCGCCAATTTGGACTACGATACTCTCAAAGCTCTCAAAGATAATGGTCTACGTTTATTACTGGTGGGTTTTGAATCGGGTAATCAACAAATTCTCGACGGTATTAATAAGGGCATTAAATTAGAAGTAGCGCGACGGTTTATGCAGAACTGCCATAAATTGGGAATTACTGTACACGGAACCTTTATTATTGGTTTACCCAATGAGACTGCAGAAACGGTAGAAGAAACGATTCGCTTCGCTTGTGAAGTTAGTCCCCATACGATTCAGGTATCTATTGCGGCACCTTATCCAGGTACTCAACTCTATCAACAAGCGCTCTTAAATGGTTGGTTTAGCGATCAATCTCTGGTAACCAATTCTGGTATACAAATTTCTACCCTGGCTTATCCGGAGTTTTCTGCTCAGGAAATAGAAGCTTCTGTAGAACGAATGTACCGACGTTTTTATTTTCGTCCTCGTGCAATTATCCCTATTGTGGGAGAAATGTTAGGCGATCCGCAAATGCTACGACGTCGTCTACGAGAGGGACGAGAATTTTTCGCTTATCTCAAGGAAAGACGTGCTTAA